A stretch of the Sulfurimonas sp. HSL-1656 genome encodes the following:
- the hemA gene encoding glutamyl-tRNA reductase produces the protein MHYLILSFTHKNTTLPIRDKLAFNDDKTKETFLARTLEAPYLNEAFVLSTCNRIELISSCNNPGEAAKHLFMLLHEHSGISLNELEGRAELFEDQGAIHHLFSVASSLDSLIVGETQISGQLKDAYRFALERSYCGDKLTRAVNYAFKCAAEVRNRTDISSKPVSVASVAVAAARRAFGTLSGKRALVIGSGEMSVIAARTLKNHGAEVSLMNRTMAKVEALAEEVSGTLVPFTRLKDVLAEYDMIFTATSAEEPIIDGKLGLKKERECHWFDMAVPRDIGDIDHAMVTVHRVDDLKNTVDENIMLREEEAKASFAIVGRYTAEFYAWLKSLNIEPLIKELYRRADTAAATEAARVVGKGYLPETYEAQAQKMALQAIKRFLHPQVQQLRKAADEGDIDAMIDSMAFILDMSEE, from the coding sequence ATGCACTACCTCATTCTCAGTTTTACGCACAAAAACACGACGCTTCCCATCCGGGACAAGCTGGCGTTCAATGATGATAAAACCAAAGAGACGTTTCTTGCCCGTACCCTGGAAGCCCCCTACCTGAACGAAGCCTTCGTCCTCTCCACCTGTAACCGCATCGAACTGATCAGCAGCTGCAACAACCCCGGCGAAGCGGCCAAACACCTCTTTATGCTCCTGCACGAGCACTCGGGGATCAGCCTCAACGAGCTTGAGGGGCGGGCGGAACTCTTTGAAGACCAGGGGGCGATCCACCATCTCTTCAGCGTCGCCAGTTCGCTGGATTCGCTCATCGTCGGCGAAACCCAGATCTCCGGCCAGCTCAAAGACGCCTACCGTTTTGCCCTGGAGCGCAGCTACTGCGGCGACAAACTGACCCGGGCGGTCAACTACGCCTTCAAGTGCGCGGCTGAAGTCCGCAACCGTACCGATATCTCCTCCAAGCCTGTCTCCGTCGCCAGCGTCGCCGTCGCGGCGGCCCGCCGGGCGTTCGGAACGCTTTCGGGCAAACGGGCGCTGGTCATCGGTTCGGGCGAAATGTCCGTCATCGCGGCGCGGACCCTGAAAAACCACGGGGCGGAGGTCAGCCTGATGAACCGCACGATGGCGAAGGTCGAAGCGCTGGCCGAAGAGGTTAGCGGGACGCTGGTCCCCTTTACACGCCTCAAAGATGTGCTGGCCGAATACGACATGATCTTTACGGCCACGAGCGCGGAAGAACCCATCATCGACGGCAAGCTGGGCCTGAAAAAAGAGCGGGAGTGCCACTGGTTCGACATGGCGGTCCCGCGGGACATCGGCGATATCGACCACGCGATGGTGACGGTGCACCGGGTGGACGACCTGAAAAACACGGTCGACGAGAACATCATGCTGCGCGAAGAGGAGGCAAAAGCTTCTTTCGCCATCGTCGGCCGCTACACGGCGGAGTTCTACGCCTGGCTGAAATCGCTCAACATCGAACCGCTGATCAAGGAGCTCTACCGCCGTGCGGATACGGCGGCGGCGACCGAGGCAGCGCGTGTGGTGGGCAAGGGGTACCTGCCCGAAACCTATGAAGCCCAGGCGCAGAAGATGGCCCTGCAGGCGATCAAGCGTTTCCTGCACCCGCAGGTACAGCAGCTGCGCAAAGCGGCCGACGAAGGCGACATCGACGCCATGATCGATTCGATGGCATTTATTTTAGACATGAGTGAGGAGTAA
- a CDS encoding cytochrome C has protein sequence MKKVVFPVLLAALMTGVVSEAAVYKGQREFHKQCKACHDDGQDIAFTFKRRTWKKMMKNSGEGLAELHLNNEKAKKSWKYFKSKKFQKNSKHLKDFMVEYAKDSGNVPACN, from the coding sequence ATGAAGAAGGTCGTTTTCCCTGTTCTTTTAGCGGCACTGATGACCGGTGTTGTCAGCGAAGCCGCCGTTTACAAAGGGCAGCGCGAGTTTCACAAGCAGTGTAAGGCTTGTCATGATGACGGGCAGGATATCGCCTTCACCTTCAAAAGAAGGACATGGAAGAAGATGATGAAGAACAGCGGCGAAGGGTTGGCCGAACTTCATCTTAACAACGAGAAAGCGAAGAAATCATGGAAATACTTCAAGAGCAAGAAGTTCCAGAAGAACTCGAAACATCTCAAGGACTTTATGGTCGAATACGCCAAGGACAGCGGAAACGTTCCCGCCTGTAACTAA
- a CDS encoding FxsA family protein — MIYFLLYLFLEVVVSVNIASAIGGIWTFVELIASALVGIVILANFRGTLAENINALNQARIDPFEFQQLNLFTILGAFLLIAPGFLTDILGVLLQFSVITKMLVNRFVSQSKHDSSTHFTQKDDHVIDVEIVSDDADKR; from the coding sequence ATGATCTACTTTCTCCTCTATCTTTTCCTGGAAGTGGTCGTTTCCGTCAATATCGCTTCGGCGATCGGCGGCATCTGGACCTTTGTCGAGCTGATCGCGAGCGCCCTGGTGGGCATCGTGATCCTGGCAAACTTCCGGGGAACGCTGGCGGAGAACATCAACGCGCTGAACCAGGCGCGTATCGACCCCTTCGAGTTCCAGCAGCTCAACCTCTTTACCATTCTGGGGGCTTTTTTGCTGATCGCCCCCGGTTTCCTGACCGATATCCTCGGCGTGCTGCTGCAGTTCAGTGTGATTACGAAGATGTTGGTTAACCGATTTGTGTCACAATCCAAGCACGATTCATCAACTCACTTCACACAAAAGGATGACCATGTCATTGATGTCGAAATTGTCAGCGACGATGCTGATAAGCGCTAG
- a CDS encoding polyprenyl synthetase family protein, protein MVEAVARRMQEMVAAVGYPYATGLFETLSGGKRLRARLIMMIAGESDASVTLAAVIELIHAASLLHDDVIDEAQLRRGTPSVNATEGSKQAVMLGDILYSKAFSELTQFDAQIAKTVADAVTSLSVGEMMDVQMAKSFNEDDTRYLQMLYLKTGVLIEAAAQSAAMLVGKNAEAYALYGKNLGVAFQIIDDILDIVSDEATLGKPAMNDFVEGKCTLPYIHLYRTLEGEGRERLLALHGKTASGEETRWLKEQLEASGAVKAAYAQARRLSDEAKQAVSGDAPLEAVIESMMQRTF, encoded by the coding sequence ATGGTCGAAGCGGTAGCGCGCAGAATGCAGGAGATGGTCGCAGCGGTGGGATACCCGTACGCGACCGGGCTTTTTGAAACACTGTCCGGCGGCAAGCGCCTCCGTGCCCGGCTGATCATGATGATCGCGGGCGAGAGCGACGCTTCCGTGACACTGGCCGCGGTGATCGAACTGATCCACGCCGCCAGCCTGCTGCACGACGATGTCATCGACGAGGCCCAGCTGCGCCGCGGCACCCCTTCGGTCAATGCGACCGAGGGAAGCAAACAGGCGGTGATGCTCGGCGACATTCTCTACTCCAAGGCGTTCAGCGAATTGACACAGTTCGATGCGCAGATCGCAAAGACCGTCGCGGATGCCGTTACGTCGCTCTCGGTCGGCGAGATGATGGATGTGCAGATGGCGAAATCATTCAATGAGGATGATACCCGCTATCTGCAGATGCTCTATCTCAAGACGGGGGTCCTGATCGAAGCCGCGGCACAAAGTGCCGCCATGCTGGTCGGCAAGAATGCCGAGGCGTATGCACTCTACGGCAAAAACCTCGGCGTCGCCTTCCAGATCATCGACGACATCCTCGATATCGTTTCCGATGAAGCGACGCTGGGCAAACCGGCGATGAACGACTTTGTCGAGGGTAAATGCACCCTGCCGTATATCCACCTCTACCGCACCCTTGAAGGGGAGGGGAGAGAACGCCTCCTTGCCCTTCACGGCAAAACCGCATCTGGCGAAGAGACCCGCTGGCTCAAGGAGCAGCTGGAGGCAAGCGGTGCGGTCAAGGCCGCCTACGCGCAGGCCCGCCGTCTCAGTGACGAAGCAAAACAGGCGGTCAGCGGCGACGCGCCGCTCGAAGCGGTCATAGAATCCATGATGCAAAGAACCTTCTGA
- a CDS encoding proline--tRNA ligase: MRMSQAFIPTEKEAPKDAVLPSHIYLTRAGFIAQVASGLYNLMPLGKRVLKKIETIINEEMARAGAQEVELSFVTPAELWEESGRIEKFGKELLRFRDRKENLFVLGPTHEEMMVNLVRNRVNSYKQLPLNLYQIKTKFRDEARPRFGLMRAREFVMKDGYSFHTSYEDLDREFDAMEAAYKRVLERLGLDFRIVEADSGAIGGSGSKELMVLADSGEDTLAVCDRCEYGANIEAARRSERREIPEAPEADFNKFETPGIKSIEDLGGFFHVDPYYTLKAVAKRAIYEEGDEVVVFFLRGCDDLQEVKAVNACGALDLVDVNEEELSALGLVPGFIGPLDLDTVRTIFDADVKGAANMICGANETDYHYVGVDLSVLPEEAQYAALYEVKEGDGCPVCDGKLSYTKGIEVGHIFKLGTVYSAPLGAQFLNENGKAEPFVMGTYGMGVSRLIAAVIEQHHDEKGCVWTKATAPYLVNLMISNIKDEEQVALAESLYASLQAAGVDVIMDDRKERFGFKAKDAELVGYPLTVIIGKELANGIVQFFDRAEDTKTDVPSSEAFARIMEWIG, encoded by the coding sequence ATGCGTATGTCCCAGGCTTTTATCCCGACGGAGAAGGAGGCACCCAAAGACGCGGTGCTCCCGAGCCACATCTATCTGACCCGGGCCGGGTTTATCGCCCAGGTCGCCAGCGGACTGTACAACCTGATGCCTTTGGGCAAACGGGTACTGAAAAAGATCGAAACGATCATCAACGAAGAGATGGCCCGTGCCGGCGCCCAGGAGGTCGAACTCAGTTTCGTCACCCCGGCCGAACTGTGGGAAGAGAGCGGCCGGATCGAGAAGTTCGGCAAGGAGCTCCTGCGTTTCCGTGACCGCAAAGAGAACCTCTTCGTCCTCGGGCCGACCCACGAGGAGATGATGGTCAACCTCGTACGCAACCGCGTCAACAGCTACAAGCAGCTGCCGCTGAACCTCTACCAGATCAAGACGAAGTTCCGCGACGAGGCACGTCCGCGCTTCGGCCTGATGCGCGCCCGCGAGTTCGTCATGAAAGACGGCTACAGCTTCCACACCTCTTACGAGGACCTCGACCGCGAATTCGATGCGATGGAAGCGGCCTACAAGCGCGTTCTGGAACGTCTGGGACTTGATTTCCGCATCGTCGAGGCCGACAGCGGCGCGATCGGCGGATCGGGCTCGAAAGAGCTGATGGTGCTCGCCGACAGCGGTGAAGATACCCTGGCCGTCTGTGACCGCTGTGAATACGGCGCAAATATTGAAGCTGCGAGACGTTCGGAACGCAGGGAGATCCCTGAGGCACCGGAAGCGGATTTCAACAAGTTTGAGACACCGGGTATCAAGAGCATCGAGGATCTCGGCGGCTTTTTCCACGTCGACCCTTACTACACGCTCAAGGCTGTGGCAAAGCGGGCGATCTATGAAGAGGGCGATGAGGTTGTCGTCTTCTTCCTGCGTGGCTGCGACGACCTGCAGGAGGTCAAAGCGGTGAACGCCTGCGGTGCACTGGACCTGGTCGATGTCAACGAAGAGGAGCTCTCCGCTCTGGGCCTGGTCCCGGGCTTCATCGGGCCGCTGGATCTCGACACCGTGCGCACGATCTTTGATGCGGATGTCAAAGGGGCGGCGAACATGATCTGCGGCGCGAACGAAACGGACTACCACTATGTCGGCGTCGATCTCTCCGTTTTGCCGGAAGAGGCGCAGTATGCCGCGCTTTACGAGGTCAAAGAGGGCGACGGCTGTCCGGTCTGTGACGGTAAGCTCTCCTATACGAAAGGGATCGAGGTCGGCCACATCTTTAAACTGGGCACGGTCTACTCAGCACCGCTGGGGGCACAGTTCCTCAACGAAAACGGCAAAGCGGAGCCCTTCGTCATGGGTACCTACGGGATGGGTGTAAGCCGCCTCATCGCCGCGGTGATCGAACAGCACCATGATGAAAAAGGGTGTGTCTGGACGAAGGCAACGGCACCGTACCTGGTCAACCTGATGATCTCAAACATCAAAGACGAGGAGCAGGTGGCGCTGGCGGAGAGCCTTTACGCTTCGCTGCAGGCGGCAGGCGTTGACGTCATCATGGACGACCGCAAGGAGCGTTTCGGCTTCAAGGCGAAAGATGCGGAGCTGGTCGGTTACCCGCTTACCGTCATTATCGGCAAGGAGCTTGCGAACGGGATCGTGCAGTTCTTTGACCGTGCCGAAGATACGAAAACCGATGTGCCGTCTTCCGAGGCCTTCGCGCGTATCATGGAGTGGATCGGATGA
- a CDS encoding DUF2018 family protein, producing MYEALFEDEGDIFGGSPRSKFMDVIFNANRSVAEGELQRLIERLAAMEKLLGQTMDDATIDRTIKQLQFEEADAVNDMAKELYIESMGNVLSQSE from the coding sequence ATGTACGAAGCACTTTTTGAAGACGAAGGCGATATCTTCGGCGGTTCGCCCCGCAGTAAATTCATGGACGTGATCTTCAACGCCAACCGTTCCGTCGCCGAAGGGGAGCTCCAGCGCCTCATCGAGCGCCTGGCGGCGATGGAGAAACTGCTCGGCCAGACCATGGACGATGCGACGATTGACCGGACGATCAAACAGCTTCAGTTCGAAGAAGCGGATGCAGTCAATGACATGGCGAAGGAACTCTATATCGAGTCGATGGGCAACGTCCTCAGTCAAAGCGAATAG
- the argH gene encoding argininosuccinate lyase, which translates to MEKMWSGRFSASASSLLDQFNASIMFDRELYREDIEGSLAHAAMLQSRGILSADELEAIRGGLAQVRQEIESGEFEWNISDEDLHMAIEKRLTALIGDAGKKLHTARSRNDQVAVDFRRYVLRKNLEIAGQLKTLMQTLIDIAGKHTETLLPGMTHLQHAQPINFGFHLLAYASMFKRDIDRLLSSRQRNNVSPLGCAALAGTPHNIDRSFTAHELGFDSVSVNCLDTVSDRDFALEILFNISTMMMHVSRLSEELILWSSYEFGFVELSDEYSTGSSIMPQKKNPDVPELLRGKTGRVYGALMGLLTVMKGLPLAYNKDTQEDKEGVFDAVATAHISLEILNEALKTMTVKPENMLAASKKGHLSATDLADYLVERCGVPFREAHFITGKAVARAEVLGIDLSEIAFGELKAIDERIGEDVIPHLQLAHSMNARTSSGGTATVRTLEQIVHFENYLKELDL; encoded by the coding sequence ATGGAAAAAATGTGGTCCGGCCGTTTCAGCGCCTCAGCCTCTTCGCTTCTAGACCAGTTTAACGCCTCGATCATGTTCGACCGCGAACTGTACCGGGAAGACATCGAAGGTTCATTGGCACATGCCGCCATGCTGCAGAGCCGCGGCATCCTCAGCGCGGATGAACTTGAAGCGATCCGCGGGGGACTGGCACAGGTACGTCAAGAGATCGAATCGGGTGAATTCGAGTGGAATATCAGCGACGAAGACCTGCACATGGCGATTGAAAAACGCCTCACCGCGCTCATCGGCGACGCCGGCAAGAAACTGCATACGGCCCGCAGCCGCAACGACCAGGTGGCCGTCGACTTCCGCCGCTACGTCCTGCGCAAAAACCTCGAGATCGCCGGTCAGCTTAAAACCCTGATGCAGACCCTCATTGACATTGCCGGCAAGCATACGGAAACGCTGCTGCCGGGGATGACACACCTGCAGCATGCCCAGCCGATCAACTTCGGTTTCCACCTGCTGGCGTATGCGAGTATGTTCAAACGCGACATCGACCGTCTTCTTTCCAGCCGCCAGCGCAACAATGTCTCCCCGCTGGGGTGTGCCGCACTGGCCGGTACCCCGCACAATATTGACCGCAGCTTTACCGCGCATGAACTGGGCTTTGACAGCGTCAGCGTCAACTGCCTCGATACGGTCAGCGACCGCGACTTCGCCCTGGAGATCCTCTTTAACATCTCGACGATGATGATGCACGTCTCCCGCCTGAGCGAAGAGCTGATCCTCTGGTCGAGCTATGAATTCGGTTTTGTCGAACTCTCCGACGAATACTCGACAGGCTCCTCCATCATGCCGCAGAAGAAGAACCCGGACGTCCCGGAACTGCTGCGGGGGAAAACGGGCCGCGTCTACGGCGCGCTGATGGGACTGCTCACGGTGATGAAAGGGCTGCCGCTCGCCTACAACAAAGATACCCAGGAGGACAAAGAGGGGGTCTTTGACGCCGTGGCTACGGCACATATCTCCCTGGAGATTCTCAACGAAGCGCTTAAGACGATGACCGTCAAGCCCGAGAACATGCTTGCCGCTTCGAAGAAAGGGCATCTGAGTGCCACCGACCTGGCCGACTACCTCGTCGAGCGCTGCGGGGTACCGTTCCGCGAAGCGCACTTCATCACGGGCAAGGCCGTCGCCCGCGCCGAAGTCCTCGGAATAGACCTGAGCGAGATCGCCTTCGGCGAGCTCAAGGCTATTGATGAGCGTATCGGCGAAGATGTGATCCCGCATCTTCAGCTGGCACACTCCATGAACGCCCGTACCTCCTCCGGCGGGACGGCGACGGTGCGCACGCTCGAACAGATCGTGCACTTCGAAAACTACCTCAAGGAGCTTGATTTATGA
- a CDS encoding thioredoxin domain-containing protein, producing the protein MSKLSATMLISASVFAATNSEVETFLKNNLSKNPAISSLTVKVIERNPIDGMKGWDSFIVALDAKVKQGKEEREVKQRVIYFANDTVITGELTNMKTGKSLRDSVAPQFKADYYAEANLIYGNANAKHKVAIFSDPLCPFCRSYVPKALEYMKQYPETFAVYYYHFPLERLHPAASTLTRAAVAAELQGRKDVTLALYTVPTTITRETDEQKILDAFNKAVNTNLKVSDLHAAAVNAHVDADNSVIESLMVSGTPTVYFDGEKDATKNRYKGVNVK; encoded by the coding sequence ATGTCGAAATTGTCAGCGACGATGCTGATAAGCGCTAGCGTTTTTGCCGCGACCAACAGCGAAGTCGAAACCTTCCTCAAAAACAACCTCTCTAAAAATCCGGCGATTTCGTCACTGACCGTCAAGGTGATTGAACGCAACCCGATTGATGGCATGAAAGGATGGGACAGTTTCATCGTGGCGCTGGACGCCAAAGTCAAGCAGGGCAAAGAGGAGCGCGAAGTCAAGCAGCGCGTGATCTATTTTGCCAACGACACGGTGATCACCGGCGAATTGACGAATATGAAGACGGGCAAGAGCCTGCGCGACAGCGTGGCGCCGCAGTTCAAAGCCGACTACTACGCCGAGGCGAATCTCATTTACGGCAACGCGAACGCGAAGCACAAAGTGGCGATCTTCTCCGATCCGCTCTGCCCCTTCTGCCGCAGCTACGTGCCCAAAGCACTGGAGTATATGAAACAGTACCCGGAGACTTTTGCCGTCTACTACTACCACTTCCCGCTGGAGCGGCTGCACCCGGCAGCCTCGACGCTGACACGCGCGGCGGTGGCCGCAGAGCTGCAGGGACGCAAGGATGTCACGCTTGCGCTCTACACGGTACCGACGACCATTACGCGTGAAACGGACGAGCAGAAGATCCTCGATGCCTTCAATAAAGCCGTCAACACGAACCTCAAAGTCAGCGACCTGCACGCGGCGGCTGTCAATGCCCACGTGGATGCGGACAATTCCGTCATCGAATCCCTGATGGTCAGCGGGACGCCGACGGTCTATTTCGACGGCGAAAAAGATGCGACAAAAAACCGTTACAAGGGAGTCAACGTTAAATGA
- the hemC gene encoding hydroxymethylbilane synthase: protein MKKLVIATRGSKLALWQSEHIKAVLEEQNPGLEVSLKIVVTSGDKILDVPLAKIGGKGLFLKEIEETMLAGEAQLAVHSLKDVPTQMPDGLLLAAITEREDDRDAMLSEKYASIDALPQGAVVGTSSLRRRMQILALRPDLTIKDLRGNVDTRIRKLKEGEYDAIILASAGINRLGLLDSVEYVYPIALTDMVPAMGQGALGIEAVDNPEVLAIAHGLEDENTRIETTIEREFVDTLQGGCQVPIGVNATVLENGQVLTQAIVGLPDGTEVIAETVEVPKASVGNLGRQMAETFIEQGARELLAKAEEMAFK, encoded by the coding sequence ATGAAGAAACTCGTCATCGCAACCCGCGGAAGCAAGCTGGCACTCTGGCAGTCCGAACACATCAAGGCCGTTCTTGAAGAGCAGAACCCCGGACTGGAAGTGTCGCTTAAAATCGTCGTAACCAGCGGCGACAAGATCCTCGATGTACCGCTGGCAAAGATCGGCGGGAAGGGGCTCTTTCTCAAAGAGATCGAAGAGACGATGCTGGCGGGCGAAGCCCAGCTCGCCGTCCACTCGCTCAAAGACGTTCCGACACAGATGCCCGACGGGCTCCTGCTCGCGGCAATCACCGAACGCGAAGACGACCGCGACGCGATGCTGAGCGAAAAATACGCCAGCATCGACGCCCTGCCGCAGGGGGCCGTTGTCGGCACCTCCTCGCTGCGCCGCCGGATGCAGATCCTCGCCCTTCGCCCCGACCTGACCATCAAGGACCTCCGCGGGAACGTCGATACCCGTATCCGCAAGCTCAAAGAGGGCGAGTACGATGCGATCATCCTCGCCTCTGCGGGGATCAACCGCCTGGGGCTGCTCGACAGCGTCGAGTACGTCTACCCGATCGCGCTGACCGACATGGTCCCGGCGATGGGGCAGGGAGCGCTGGGGATCGAGGCGGTCGATAACCCGGAAGTGCTCGCCATCGCGCACGGACTCGAAGACGAAAACACGCGCATCGAGACGACGATCGAGCGTGAATTCGTCGACACGCTGCAGGGCGGTTGCCAGGTGCCGATCGGCGTCAATGCCACCGTCCTCGAGAACGGCCAGGTACTCACCCAGGCGATTGTCGGGCTTCCCGACGGAACGGAAGTGATCGCCGAAACGGTTGAAGTGCCCAAAGCGTCCGTCGGCAATCTCGGCCGCCAGATGGCGGAAACGTTTATCGAACAGGGTGCCCGGGAACTGCTTGCCAAGGCCGAAGAGATGGCCTTCAAATAG